TTGAAAATTGAGATTAACTATTCTTTAAGGCATCATATTTACCCTATAACAAGAAGTATTATTGATTTGAAACTATTTGATGAGAAAATCGAAGTTGTATCTTTAAATAAGATAGAATTAATTTCAACTAAAACTGTAGCGTTGTATAATAGGTTAGCTGCAAGGGATTTTTATGATATTTATAATTTAAGTAAATACAACTTGATCTCTAGCGATGAGTATGGTCCTTTTACTGACTGTTTTATATTTTATTATTCTGTATCTAATAATAAATTAAATAAATTAAGTTTATCGACAGAATTTATTGAGGCAATTACGGATATAACTATCAAGAAAGATTTATATCCAATGCTAGTTAAAGGAGAAAAATTTAATTTAGAAAAGGCAAAAGAAGACGTGAAAGAATTTCTTGAAAGTATAATTAATGTTAAATCAAAACATATAGAATATCTATCTGAGTTTTCTAAAGGTAAGTATCTACCAGAATTGATATTTGAAGGAGAATTACTAAAAAATGTAAAGAGGCACCCAATGGCAATTTGGAAAACTTCTAGAAATTGATGAAATTATAGAAACTTGAAATATAAAAGAGAAAGCACTTTTAAAGTGATTTATCTTTCATGTTCTTTTTGTTCATTTATTTGACGAATTGCATTTTTGGATTTTTGTTTAGAAATTTATTTATATGATGTTTTTGCCAATTCCCTACAGCCAAAAAAGGAATTTTTAAATTGGTTCTATTTTTAAAATCGTTAAATATGTATATGGTAAAATAAAAATGTAGGAAAAGTTGCAAATAAAAATGTACAAAAATGCATAAAAAAATGGTATCCTTCTCTTAGAGTATGAATTAGGAAAAGGAAGAGAATTGAAAATGCTCAGTATAGAAGAATTGAAGGAACGGATTGAAATCACCAAATCAACAGTTGATTGCCCAGTCAAAGGTTGTAGTGAAAAAGTAGAAAGGCAAAGAGAATTTTTCAGACGAGAAGAGAGTTTCAAATGCCCAAAGCACATCATCTATATTTCACCGTCAACTTTCGAATATCAGAGTGAATTAGACAATCTACTCTGGAAAGATAAGGCTGATTTGGATTTGTTAGAGAGGATAAAGAAAGTAAAAGCGCGAAAGCCGAATTGCACGTGACAATAGCGAAGATTCAGTTACTTGGAATGTTTTTAGATTCCTAGAAAGAAATAATTTGGTTGAAATGGTTCTAAGTTCTATCATCGGTGTCACTTTAAAATCATCTGAAATAATCTATTGGTCATATAGCCAAAAAGAGAATTCCATTTGGTCTGAATTAAACAAAGCAAGAGAAGAATTTGGTGAAGAAATACAAAGAAGTTCGGAACCAGATATTATAATCAAAACTGACACAACACTTTTCTTTATTGAGGCAAAATTAACTGCTGGAAATGAAACAATATCGAGAAATACGAGCAATTCCAAGAAATATGAAACCGGTGGTGATAACTGGTTCTCAAAAGTCTTCAAGTCGCATTATAAAACTGTTGCGATAGATGAGA
This Petrotoga sp. 9PW.55.5.1 DNA region includes the following protein-coding sequences:
- a CDS encoding nucleotidyl transferase AbiEii/AbiGii toxin family protein yields the protein MFNYDYKYYSQLSNKSGFHKDLIEKVHRLIKILSFINNNAFLRDRLALKGGTAFNLMVFELQRLSVDIDLDYHSYSDKEIVMEERNIVKNILFSYLDREGYKISGKSKQHYSLESIVASYENNSGNKDNLKIEINYSLRHHIYPITRSIIDLKLFDEKIEVVSLNKIELISTKTVALYNRLAARDFYDIYNLSKYNLISSDEYGPFTDCFIFYYSVSNNKLNKLSLSTEFIEAITDITIKKDLYPMLVKGEKFNLEKAKEDVKEFLESIINVKSKHIEYLSEFSKGKYLPELIFEGELLKNVKRHPMAIWKTSRN